The Phyllopteryx taeniolatus isolate TA_2022b chromosome 9, UOR_Ptae_1.2, whole genome shotgun sequence genome contains a region encoding:
- the hdhd3 gene encoding haloacid dehalogenase-like hydrolase domain-containing protein 3 isoform X1 produces the protein MGHQQAGVMRAPLRWVLWDVKDTLLRVRSSVGEQYCDEAKRMGLSLRPAEVGAAFRRAYGHHCSRFPNYGIAQGMDGQSWWTAVVKATFSQCGVRDPDLLSTMALNLYQNFSNAANWEVFPDSKSALVSCSSLGLQLGVVSNFDNRLEAILRSCGLLSHFNFLVTSEAAGVEKPHAAIFDQAMQKCGVPPTSIVHVGDHYVNDYLASRSAGIHGFLLDRTNNSDRHHVPKEHRFSSLDELPARLKQMDECS, from the exons ATGGGACACCAGCAG GCAGGCGTGATGCGTGCTCCTCTGCGGTGGGTGCTGTGGGACGTGAAAGACACCCTGCTAAGGGTACGTTCCTCGGTCGGTGAGCAGTACTGCGACGAGGCCAAACGAATGGGCCTGAGCCTCAGGCCTGCCGAAGTGGGCGCCGCTTTTCGCCGGGCGTATGGACATCATTGCAGCCGATTCCCTAACTACGGCATCGCTCAGGGAATGGACGGACAGTCGTGGTGGACGGCGGTGGTGAAGGCCACCTTCTCTCAGTGCGGCGTGCGTGACCCGGACCTGCTCAGTACAATGGCCCTCAACCTCTACCAGAACTTTAGCAATGCAGCGAACTGGGAG GTTTTTCCAGACTCAAAGTCAGCTCTAGTGAGCTGCTCCTCACTAGGACTGCAACTGGGAGTGGTTTCCAACTTTGACAACCGCCTGGAAGCCATCTTACGCAGTTGCGGGTTGCTTTCTCACTTCAACTTTCTGGTGACGTCAGAGGCAGCAGGTGTCGAGAAGCCCCATGCGGCCATCTTTGATCAGGCCATGCAGAAGTGCGGCGTGCCCCCAACCAGCATAGTTCACGTCGGGGACCATTACGTGAATGATTACCTGGCTTCTCGCTCGGCCGGAATCCACGGCTTCCTCTTAGACCGAACAAATAACTCAGACCGACATCATGTTCCAAAAGAGCATCGGTTCTCATCGTTGGATGAGCTGCCAGCACGACTTAAACAAATGGATGAATGctcctga
- the hdhd3 gene encoding haloacid dehalogenase-like hydrolase domain-containing protein 3 isoform X2: protein MRAPLRWVLWDVKDTLLRVRSSVGEQYCDEAKRMGLSLRPAEVGAAFRRAYGHHCSRFPNYGIAQGMDGQSWWTAVVKATFSQCGVRDPDLLSTMALNLYQNFSNAANWEVFPDSKSALVSCSSLGLQLGVVSNFDNRLEAILRSCGLLSHFNFLVTSEAAGVEKPHAAIFDQAMQKCGVPPTSIVHVGDHYVNDYLASRSAGIHGFLLDRTNNSDRHHVPKEHRFSSLDELPARLKQMDECS, encoded by the exons ATGCGTGCTCCTCTGCGGTGGGTGCTGTGGGACGTGAAAGACACCCTGCTAAGGGTACGTTCCTCGGTCGGTGAGCAGTACTGCGACGAGGCCAAACGAATGGGCCTGAGCCTCAGGCCTGCCGAAGTGGGCGCCGCTTTTCGCCGGGCGTATGGACATCATTGCAGCCGATTCCCTAACTACGGCATCGCTCAGGGAATGGACGGACAGTCGTGGTGGACGGCGGTGGTGAAGGCCACCTTCTCTCAGTGCGGCGTGCGTGACCCGGACCTGCTCAGTACAATGGCCCTCAACCTCTACCAGAACTTTAGCAATGCAGCGAACTGGGAG GTTTTTCCAGACTCAAAGTCAGCTCTAGTGAGCTGCTCCTCACTAGGACTGCAACTGGGAGTGGTTTCCAACTTTGACAACCGCCTGGAAGCCATCTTACGCAGTTGCGGGTTGCTTTCTCACTTCAACTTTCTGGTGACGTCAGAGGCAGCAGGTGTCGAGAAGCCCCATGCGGCCATCTTTGATCAGGCCATGCAGAAGTGCGGCGTGCCCCCAACCAGCATAGTTCACGTCGGGGACCATTACGTGAATGATTACCTGGCTTCTCGCTCGGCCGGAATCCACGGCTTCCTCTTAGACCGAACAAATAACTCAGACCGACATCATGTTCCAAAAGAGCATCGGTTCTCATCGTTGGATGAGCTGCCAGCACGACTTAAACAAATGGATGAATGctcctga
- the tgfa gene encoding protransforming growth factor alpha, translating into MTRILWDVIFLISGTLFTLGAGQSTSTTLEGNIAVDATATLNTSATGSSNLLFGTEASRSDTTVSIPTKPTLVAYASASSSGVPGSLITTVSSTTVTTTTTSSNIHPVKKFVAAAVRSHFDDCPDSHRHFCFHGTCRFLILEETPACICHSGFVGMRCEHADLLAVVATNHHQQTVATVLVLCVIGCVLIIVVCTLLNCWWRQECRKRRRAHHFIPEKSVYTQKHRAPCYPSESVV; encoded by the exons ATGACTCGGATATTATGGGATGTGATTTTCCTCATTAGCG GTACACTGTTTACATTAGGAGCAGGGCAGAGCACCTCAACAACCCTCGAAGGCAACATTGCCGTTGACGCCACCGCTACTCTCAACACCTCGGCGACTGGAA GTTCCAACCTTTTATTTGGAACAGAGGCGAGTCGTTCAGACACCACCGTCTCCATTCCTACCAAGCCTACGTTGGTTGCGTACGCCTCAGCCAGCAGCTCTGGAGTCCCCGGTAGCCTGATTACAACAGTCTCTTCTACAACAGTGACTACAACCACAACCAGTTCTAACATCCATCCAGTGAAAA AGTTTGTGGCGGCGGCTGTTCGCTCTCATTTCGATGACTGTCCCGACTCCCACCGCCACTTCTGTTTCCATGGAACATGTCGCTTCCTGATATTGGAGGAGACACCTGCATGCAT ATGTCATAGTGGCTTTGTTGGGATGAGGTGCGAGCATGCAGACCTGCTGGCTGTTGTGGCCACCAACCACCATCAGCAGACTGTCGCTACTGTGCTGGTCTTGTGTGTGATTGGCTGCGTCCTCATCATAgtggtgtgcacacttttaaA TTGCTGGTGGCGGCAGGAATGCAGAAAGAGGAGACGCGCTCATCATTTCATCCCAGAAAAGTCTGTTTACACGCAGAAGCACAGAGCACCATGCTATCCTTCTGAAAGCG TGGTGTGA